The nucleotide sequence ACTAGCCTGGTCAAATACGGCCGGGACTGGCGGCAGCTCGAAGCCTGGGTGTACCCCAAAAACCTCCTCGACCGCTTTGCGCCCATGAGCAATTCGGGGGGTACCTGGGGGCAGGATGGTCTGCTCTATATTACTGGACACGATCATCCGGAGGTCTATGTGCTCCAACTACCTAGATCTGGCTATACCCTGGACTATATAAAAACCATCCCTCTACCCATCGCCGGGCAGGGCATTGCCATGGACCGTGCCGTAAAAAACAAGCGGGTACTCTGGGGTATCAACCGCGCCAAACGTACCGTAATTCGCACCGAACTGGAATGACCAACCCAAAACGTCTGTATGAAAAAACTACTTCCTACCTTTTGTCTGAGTCTCCTGTTGGGCGGATTCTTGTCCCTGTCGGGTTACGGACAGACTACCCCGACCCGGCATAAAACCCTGCTCGTTTTTTTTGACGGACTGCGGCCCGATTATATCACTTCCGAATTGATGCCCAATCTCTTTGCCTTTAAGCAAAAGGCCAGCGTGGGCCAGCGGCACCACAGCGTTTTCCCTACCGTGACGCGGGTCAATTCGGCTTCCTACGCTACGGGCTCGTATCCGGGTACCCACGGGATTCTGGGCAATTCGGTGTATTTTCCTCAGGTCAATAAAACCAAAAGCGTGGGTACTACCTACGGCGACCTGACCAAAATTGCCGGGGCCATCGACGGTCCGCTGCTGACCGCCGTTTCATTGGGCGAAGTGCTTCAATCGGCGGGTGAGCGCATGATGGTGTTCAGTTCGGGTACCACCGGACAGGCCTATTTGCAAAATTATACCGTCAGCGGCGGGGCGATTATCAACCCGGACCTGATCCTGCCCGAATCCTTCAAACCGCAGGTACTGGCCGACCTCGGGGCTGTTGCAACCGCCGGAGAGGAGGACGAAAACCGCCACGCCTGGATTACTGATGCCTACCTCAAATACGGCCTCGACGCGCAGGGACCGCTGGTGAGCGCAATCTGGTACTCCGATCCCGACGGAGCCGCACACAGCCACGGCATCGGTTCGCCGGAAGCCGTGCGGGCCATTCATTTCGTGGATGCGCAGTTTGGAAGGATTTTGGAGGCTCTGAAAGCCAGGGAATTGTCTGATTCAATCAATATTCTCATTTCCGCCGATCATGGATTTGTGACGCATGTCGGCAAGCAAAATCTCACGGATTTTCTGATTGCGCAGAGGTTGAAAAAAGACAAGGAATCGGACGATGTGGTGGTGGCCGAAGGCGCTATTTACGTAAAAGATCACGAACCCGAAGCCATAAAGAAAATCGTCGCCGCGCTGCAAAAGGAAGAATGGATGGGCGCGATTTTCACCCAGGCCCGACCGGATGACGCGATTCAGGGCTGGGTGGATGGTACCCTTTCCTTCGCGACCATTCATTACAACCACCCGACCCGCGTGGGAGATATTCTGGTCGCCCCCAACTGGAACGACGATAAAAATGCCCAGGGCTACGCGGGCACCGACTTTTCGGGCGGTGTGGCCGGGCACGGCGGATCGAGCCCCTACGAAATCAACATCGCCCTGCTGGCGCGTGGCCCCGATTTCAAAGCGTCGGTGGCAGGTACCCTACCTACCTCCAACGTGGACCTGGCCCCCACAATTTTGAGTATCTACGACCTACCCGTACCGGCTACCATGGAGGGCCGGGTGATGGGGGAGTTTCTAAAAAAGAAAACCCCATCCGCCGGAAAACTCGTGCAGGAAACCCGTAAAACGGAGGTAACCTACCCCTGGGGTACCTACACCCTCACGCTGCAACGCTCGGTACTGGGGCCATATCAGTACGTGGATTATACGCGGGTGGAGCGGAAATTGGGGAAGTGAGAATCAGCTTATCAGTTATCTTGACCGGGAGTTTTCTGAAAATAGCCCGTTTCCCTTTGCAATGCCAATCAACCGGATTTAATCGTAACAATTATTTATAAGCATTCCTGTCCATTTTGTGGAATAGAAAAGAATTGGCTCGGATATTTGTATATTTATAATCTGAGCGCAAAAACAAGAAATATGAACTACATAGATAGAATAACGGCAAATCCGGATGTGATGCTTGGTAAGCCCGTGATTAAGGGTACTCGCATTACGGTAGAATTAATTCTGCGAAAAATTACGGGTGGCTATACGTTCGACGAGATACTCCAGATGTATCCCCACATTACCAAAGATGATATTTTGGCTTCCATAGGGTATGCTGCCTCCGTGCTGGAAAGTGAAGATACCTTGCAAAGCGTCTGACTATGATTTTGGCGGACGAAGGCTTAAATGGTAATTTAGTGAAGGCACTTCGGGGCGATAGCTACGAAGTAATATGGATTAAAG is from Salmonirosea aquatica and encodes:
- a CDS encoding DUF433 domain-containing protein; translated protein: MNYIDRITANPDVMLGKPVIKGTRITVELILRKITGGYTFDEILQMYPHITKDDILASIGYAASVLESEDTLQSV
- a CDS encoding alkaline phosphatase family protein, whose protein sequence is MKKLLPTFCLSLLLGGFLSLSGYGQTTPTRHKTLLVFFDGLRPDYITSELMPNLFAFKQKASVGQRHHSVFPTVTRVNSASYATGSYPGTHGILGNSVYFPQVNKTKSVGTTYGDLTKIAGAIDGPLLTAVSLGEVLQSAGERMMVFSSGTTGQAYLQNYTVSGGAIINPDLILPESFKPQVLADLGAVATAGEEDENRHAWITDAYLKYGLDAQGPLVSAIWYSDPDGAAHSHGIGSPEAVRAIHFVDAQFGRILEALKARELSDSINILISADHGFVTHVGKQNLTDFLIAQRLKKDKESDDVVVAEGAIYVKDHEPEAIKKIVAALQKEEWMGAIFTQARPDDAIQGWVDGTLSFATIHYNHPTRVGDILVAPNWNDDKNAQGYAGTDFSGGVAGHGGSSPYEINIALLARGPDFKASVAGTLPTSNVDLAPTILSIYDLPVPATMEGRVMGEFLKKKTPSAGKLVQETRKTEVTYPWGTYTLTLQRSVLGPYQYVDYTRVERKLGK